The genomic segment GACCTGGCTGCCTTCGGGGGCTGGCCCATCGCGGTCACGGTGGGTGGCTGGCGACTGTTCGCCGACTTCATCGCCAGCCTCTTTCTTTTCGTGAGCGGTGTCTCGCTGGTGCTCGCGCACGATCGGCTGGGGCGTGACCGGGAACGCTATCGTCGCCACCTCCTCCGCCGCTTCTCCCGTCTGGCTGGTGCGGCCTTGTTGGTGACGATCGTGACATGGTTTCTCAGTCCGGCCGATGTCGTACTCTTCGGTATCTTGCATCTCATTCTGGTTTCGAATCTTCTGAGTCTGGCATTGCTCCGTTTGCGTGAATGGAACGTCCTGGTAGCCGGAGGAGCATTGCTCCTGGGTTCTTGGTTCGCGTCCTTGCCGGGTAATAGGTGGCTCTTCTGGCTCGGTCTTGTGCCGGAAGGGTACCGTTCGTTCGATTTCCGGCCGCTGTTCCCCTGGATGGCGGTCGTCTTACTGGGAGTCGCCCTGGCGTCGTGGTTCTACGCTGGCGGCGTGCGACGGTGGCCGTTCCCGGAAGCACCGACGCTACCCGGTAGTCGCGTCCTGATCTGGCTGGGGCGGCACAGCTTGCTGCTCTACCTGGTGCACCAGCCGATCCTGATCGCATGC from the Thermomicrobium sp. 4228-Ro genome contains:
- a CDS encoding heparan-alpha-glucosaminide N-acetyltransferase: MKLASYPSTQVAGNRTAGGAVRFWEIDALRGVAFLLMVVYHAAFDLAAFGGWPIAVTVGGWRLFADFIASLFLFVSGVSLVLAHDRLGRDRERYRRHLLRRFSRLAGAALLVTIVTWFLSPADVVLFGILHLILVSNLLSLALLRLREWNVLVAGGALLLGSWFASLPGNRWLFWLGLVPEGYRSFDFRPLFPWMAVVLLGVALASWFYAGGVRRWPFPEAPTLPGSRVLIWLGRHSLLLYLVHQPILIACLTAIGAIDFRRLIG